A stretch of the Lolium perenne isolate Kyuss_39 chromosome 3, Kyuss_2.0, whole genome shotgun sequence genome encodes the following:
- the LOC127341615 gene encoding uncharacterized protein isoform X2: MAAEGVYLFYFLTWFSGSASPSDGGRLDSSRRRWQPKATSTGLHGLAVAFHYWLLYTWISSISMTMPPIDYSLPRMSFIRNEDFSYLVNSDRNITSRKSYGVLPIRDISLTPYGTPIQILLDAPQMILMKMATTIRRGRSQQQHLLQEASITEAEASS; encoded by the exons GTGTTTATTTGTTCTATTTCCTCACCTGGTTCTCCGGGAGCGCCTCCCCTTCCGACGGCGGGCGCTTGGATTCCTCTCGTCGGCGATGGCAGCCGAAG GCGACTTCAACAGGCTTACATGGATTGGCGGTTGCCTTCCACTACTGGCT GTTGTATACTTGGATTTCCTCGATTTCAATGACAATGCCCCCCATTGATTATAGTCTGCCTAGGATGTCCTTCATCAGAAATGAAGATTTCTCCTATCTCGTGAATTCAGATCGTAACATAACGTCTCGAAAATCATATGGGGTGCTACCA ATAAGGGACATTTCTCTAACTCCATATGGCACTCCTATACAAATCCTCCTAGATGCACCTCAG ATGATTTTAATGAAGATGGCTACTACAATCAGGAGGGGGCGAAGCCAGCAGCAGCACTTGTTGCAGGAGGCGAGTATCACTGAAGCGGAGGCGTCGTCCTGA
- the LOC127341615 gene encoding uncharacterized protein isoform X1: MAAEGVYLFYFLTWFSGSASPSDGGRLDSSRRRWQPKATSTGLHGLAVAFHYWLLYTWISSISMTMPPIDYSLPRMSFIRNEDFSYLVNSDRNITSRKSYGVLPIRDISLTPYGTPIQILLDAPQARDGDAVLQVVANDLIDHPPEPNQAILGELFVDDFNEDGYYNQEGAKPAAALVAGGEYH; encoded by the exons GTGTTTATTTGTTCTATTTCCTCACCTGGTTCTCCGGGAGCGCCTCCCCTTCCGACGGCGGGCGCTTGGATTCCTCTCGTCGGCGATGGCAGCCGAAG GCGACTTCAACAGGCTTACATGGATTGGCGGTTGCCTTCCACTACTGGCT GTTGTATACTTGGATTTCCTCGATTTCAATGACAATGCCCCCCATTGATTATAGTCTGCCTAGGATGTCCTTCATCAGAAATGAAGATTTCTCCTATCTCGTGAATTCAGATCGTAACATAACGTCTCGAAAATCATATGGGGTGCTACCA ATAAGGGACATTTCTCTAACTCCATATGGCACTCCTATACAAATCCTCCTAGATGCACCTCAGGCAAGAGATGGTGATGCAGTTTTGCAAGTTGTTGCTAATGATCTCATAGATCATCCACCAGAACCTAATCAAGCCATCCTGGGCGAGTTATTCGTAGATGATTTTAATGAAGATGGCTACTACAATCAGGAGGGGGCGAAGCCAGCAGCAGCACTTGTTGCAGGAGGCGAGTATCACTGA